A stretch of Panthera tigris isolate Pti1 chromosome E2, P.tigris_Pti1_mat1.1, whole genome shotgun sequence DNA encodes these proteins:
- the SERTAD3 gene encoding SERTA domain-containing protein 3 — MVGGLKRKHTDLEEEEEDEKWDWGPAGLRSYQQALLQISLDKVQRSLGPRAPSLRRHVLIHNTLQQLQAALCLAPAPALPPEPLFPGEEDFSLSATIGSILRELETSMDDTESPQNPIAPPGPQNEVLPQPDPVFLEALSSRYLGDSGLDDFFLDIDTSAVEKEPALAPPEPPHNLFCAPGSWECNELDHIMEIILGS; from the coding sequence ATGGTAGGAGGCTTGAAGAGGAAACACACAGatttggaggaggaagaggaggatgagaaGTGGGACTGGGGTCCAGCAGGCCTGCGGAGCTACCAGCAAGCCCTGCTTCAAATCTCCTTAGACAAAGTCCAGCGGAGTCTGGGCCCCCGAGCACCCAGCCTACGCAGGCATGTCCTCATCCACAATACCCTCCAGCAGCTCCAGGCCGCCCTTTGCCTGGCTCCAGCACCTGCCCTACCCCCTGAGCCCCTCTTCCCGGGCGAGGAGGACTTCTCCCTGTCCGCCACCATCGGCTCTATTCTCAGGGAACTGGAGACCTCCATGGACGACACGGAGTCCCCTCAGAATCCAATAGCTCCCCCGGGCCCCCAGAACGAAGTGCTGCCCCAGCCTGATCCAGTCTTCTTGGAAGCTCTGAGCTCCCGGTACCTGGGGGACTCTGGTCTGGATGACTTCTTTCTGGACATTGACACATCTGCAGTGGAGAAGGAGCCTGCACTGGCCCCACCGGAGCCTCCTCACAACCTCTTCTGTGCCCCAGGGTCCTGGGAGTGTAATGAACTTGATCACATTATGGAAATCATTCTGGGATCCTAA
- the SERTAD1 gene encoding SERTA domain-containing protein 1, with product MMLSKGLKRKREEEEEPEKEALAVDTWWLDPRLPAVAQAPPAVPSNSLLDLSVLKLHHSLRQSEPDLRHLVLLVNTLRRIQASVEPEATLPSVPSPPEAPGVAADSLLASSDAALSASMASLLEDLSHIEGLSQAPQPLVDEGPPGRPSGGAPPGLGALDLLGPATGCLLDDELEGLFEDIDTSMYDSELWAPASEGLKPGPEDGPGKEEGLELDEAQLDYLLDVLVGTQALERPPGPGR from the coding sequence atGATGCTGAGCAAAGGTCTGAAGCGCaagcgggaggaggaggaggagccggaGAAGGAAGCCTTGGCAGTCGACACCTGGTGGCTGGATCCCAGGCTCCCAGCAGTGGCACAGGCACCCCCGGCTGTGCCCTCCAATTCCCTCTTAGACCTCTCGGTGCTCAAGCTCCACCACAGCCTGCGGCAGAGTGAGCCGGACCTGCGGCACCTGGTGCTGCTAGTGAACACCCTACGGCGCATCCAGGCATCCGTGGAGCCCGAAGCTACCCTGCCCTCCGTGCCCAGCCCGCCTGAGGCCCCTGGCGTGGCGGCTGACAGCCTGCTGGCCAGCTCAGACGCTGCCCTCTCAGCCTCCATGGCCAGCCTTCTGGAGGACCTCAGCCATATCGAGGGCCTGAGCCAGGCCCCCCAGCCCTTGGTGGACGAAGGGCCGCCGGGCCGCCCCAGTGGCGGGGCCCCACCCGGCCTGGGTGCCTTGGACCTGCTGGGCCCAGCCACTGGCTGTCTGCTGGACGATGAGCTCGAGGGCCTGTTTGAGGACATCGACACCTCTATGTATGACAGCGAACTTTGGGCACCAGCGTCTGAGGGCCTCAAACCCGGCCCTGAGGATGGGCCTGGCAAGGAGGAAGGTCTGGAGCTGGATGAGGCCCAGCTAGACTACCTGCTGGACGTGTTGGTGGGCACACAGGCGCTGGAGCGGCCACCGGGGCCGGGGCGCTGA